One region of Heterodontus francisci isolate sHetFra1 unplaced genomic scaffold, sHetFra1.hap1 HAP1_SCAFFOLD_61, whole genome shotgun sequence genomic DNA includes:
- the LOC137363468 gene encoding histone H2A-like, with product MSGRGKTGGKARAKAKSHSSRAGLQFPVGRVHRLLRKGNYAERVGAGAPVDLAAVLEYLTAEILELAGNAARDNKKTRIIPRQLQLAVRNDEELNKLLGGETIAQGGVLPNNQAVLLPK from the coding sequence atgtctggaagaggaaagaccggcgggaaagctcgggccaaggccaagtctcactcctcccgggctggactgcagttcccggtgggccgtgttcacaggctcctgagaaagggcaactatgctgagcgtgtgggtgccggagccccggtcgatctggctgctgtgctcgagtatctgaccgctgaaatcctcgagctggccggtaacgcggcccgggacaacaagaagacccgcatcatccccagacaactgcagctggctgtccgcaacgacgaggagctcaacaagctgctgggaggggagaccatcgctcagggcggggtgctgcctaataaccaggccgtgctgctgcctaag